The following coding sequences lie in one Jonesia denitrificans DSM 20603 genomic window:
- a CDS encoding M16 family metallopeptidase, with protein sequence MVWSLPLEHAGHPDNTLNAGQDGTLIRRSVLPGGVRVITEQMPGQRSVTVGAWFNVGSRDEADGHYGSTHFLEHLLFKGTPRRTAFDIAGAFDSVGGEANAVTGKENTCYYARVLDTDLPMAVDVILDMVTSASLDAHELEIERGVILEELAMNDDDPGDVIHEHFTSHVLGDHPLGRPIGGTAHTITAVPREAVWAHYRAHYVPEGLVVTAAGSVDHDVLCDMVLEALDRGGWDLASAATPLPRRSASPLDVPLSEHRVDIPRATEQAHVIVGCQGLSAADERRFDMSVLTAALGGGMSSRIFQEIREKRGLAYSTYCFGSSYSGIGTFGLYAGCAPARVRDVESLMVAELEKLAAHGLTHEEMVRTQGQLRGSLVLGVEDSGARMNRLGRAELVTGELYSLDESIHKINAVTAERVQSLAQELARRVRVTATIGLQE encoded by the coding sequence CAGCGGTCCGTGACAGTCGGCGCCTGGTTTAATGTGGGGTCGCGTGATGAAGCAGACGGACATTATGGTTCCACTCATTTCCTTGAACATCTTCTGTTTAAAGGAACACCACGGCGCACCGCATTCGATATTGCCGGCGCTTTCGATTCAGTGGGTGGCGAAGCAAATGCTGTGACTGGCAAAGAAAACACGTGTTACTACGCCCGAGTGTTGGACACGGACCTTCCGATGGCGGTCGATGTGATCCTCGATATGGTGACGTCTGCCAGCCTTGACGCGCATGAACTGGAAATTGAGCGCGGGGTCATCCTCGAAGAACTTGCCATGAATGATGACGATCCCGGTGATGTCATCCATGAGCATTTCACCTCTCATGTTCTCGGCGACCACCCATTGGGGCGCCCGATTGGTGGAACAGCGCACACGATCACTGCCGTACCCCGGGAGGCCGTCTGGGCGCATTACCGTGCGCACTATGTTCCAGAGGGGCTCGTCGTGACGGCTGCAGGATCTGTTGACCATGATGTGCTTTGTGACATGGTGCTTGAGGCGTTGGACCGTGGCGGGTGGGATCTCGCGTCCGCTGCAACACCTTTACCGCGTCGATCAGCGTCACCGCTAGATGTTCCGTTGAGCGAACACAGAGTTGACATTCCTCGTGCTACGGAACAAGCGCATGTCATTGTGGGGTGTCAGGGGTTGAGTGCTGCTGATGAGCGCCGCTTTGACATGTCGGTCCTCACTGCAGCGCTTGGGGGCGGTATGTCCTCACGCATATTCCAAGAAATTCGTGAAAAGCGCGGCTTGGCCTATTCGACCTATTGTTTCGGTTCCAGCTACAGCGGGATCGGAACATTTGGCCTGTATGCAGGGTGCGCGCCAGCCCGAGTGCGCGACGTGGAATCGCTCATGGTTGCGGAACTCGAGAAGCTTGCCGCACACGGATTGACTCACGAGGAGATGGTTCGGACTCAAGGGCAACTGCGCGGGTCGTTGGTCTTGGGCGTCGAGGACTCCGGCGCCCGAATGAACCGTCTTGGACGGGCAGAATTGGTCACGGGTGAGTTGTATTCACTTGATGAGTCGATCCACAAAATCAATGCTGTCACTGCTGAGCGGGTGCAGTCTCTTGCCCAGGAACTCGCAAGGCGTGTTCGGGTGACTGCGACCATAGGATTGCAGGAATAA
- the dapB gene encoding 4-hydroxy-tetrahydrodipicolinate reductase — translation MIKVAVLGARGRMGTQVCDAVTAASDMELVAQLDQGDLVNELSADNVDVAVDFTIPAHTENNVHALIDAGIHAVVGTTGWTDASLVRVEQRLETVGNRTGVLIAPNFGLSAVLAMSFARQAARFFESVEVIEYHHPDKVDAPSGTARHTAAQIAAARRDAGLAPSPDATTDGFEARGADVDGVRVHAVRLRGLVAHEEILLGNPGEQLTIRQDSFDRSSFMPGVLLAVRAVQERPGLTVGLEHIMNLGDIS, via the coding sequence ATGATCAAAGTTGCCGTGTTGGGTGCGCGTGGCCGCATGGGAACGCAGGTGTGCGATGCTGTGACAGCCGCTTCCGATATGGAATTGGTTGCGCAACTCGATCAGGGCGACCTTGTGAACGAGCTGTCTGCTGACAATGTTGATGTAGCAGTGGACTTCACTATTCCGGCGCACACTGAAAACAACGTTCATGCGCTGATCGACGCGGGTATTCACGCAGTGGTGGGAACAACAGGGTGGACTGACGCGTCGCTTGTGCGTGTGGAACAACGCCTTGAGACGGTGGGGAATCGCACGGGTGTGCTCATTGCGCCGAACTTTGGATTGTCCGCAGTCCTGGCTATGTCGTTTGCGCGTCAGGCTGCACGGTTCTTCGAGTCGGTTGAAGTCATTGAATATCATCATCCGGATAAAGTGGATGCTCCGTCTGGAACTGCCCGGCATACCGCAGCACAGATCGCTGCCGCGCGCCGGGATGCAGGTCTCGCCCCGTCACCTGACGCAACGACTGACGGGTTCGAGGCGCGCGGAGCGGACGTCGACGGTGTGAGGGTCCATGCTGTGCGGCTTCGGGGGCTAGTCGCACACGAAGAAATCCTCTTGGGTAATCCTGGAGAACAGCTGACAATTCGGCAAGATTCGTTCGACCGCAGCTCCTTCATGCCTGGGGTGCTGTTAGCGGTCCGTGCGGTCCAGGAACGGCCAGGACTGACCGTTGGGCTAGAGCACATCATGAATCTGGGTGACATCTCATGA
- a CDS encoding GNAT family N-acetyltransferase, with amino-acid sequence MSFLTPHADVSVRPAIPSDASAIAAIQIKAWQVMHTPIIGDNIMAALDADAITRQWNTTIEQAGEPGHAVMTALASDQVVGFAALIPTALIALEVSPTHQRQGHGSRLLAACVERLRGDGIATVTCWVPRHDEPRQRFLASAGLAPSGRVRTLDIGEQATTSLTEERWTASLSESDSDPTS; translated from the coding sequence ATGAGCTTCCTGACACCACATGCTGACGTTTCAGTTCGCCCTGCAATCCCCTCAGACGCATCAGCTATCGCAGCGATACAGATCAAGGCATGGCAGGTCATGCACACCCCGATCATTGGTGACAACATTATGGCTGCGCTCGACGCTGACGCCATCACCCGCCAGTGGAACACAACAATCGAACAAGCAGGTGAACCAGGTCACGCAGTGATGACCGCACTCGCCTCCGACCAAGTTGTCGGATTTGCGGCCCTCATCCCCACAGCTCTGATCGCCCTTGAGGTATCCCCCACACACCAGCGCCAAGGGCATGGGTCCAGGCTCCTTGCAGCCTGTGTGGAGAGACTACGCGGCGATGGGATCGCCACCGTGACCTGCTGGGTTCCGCGCCATGACGAACCGCGCCAACGGTTCCTGGCCAGCGCAGGGCTCGCACCAAGCGGTCGCGTGCGGACGCTGGACATTGGAGAGCAGGCAACCACGTCGCTCACCGAGGAGCGGTGGACTGCGTCCCTGTCTGAGTCTGACAGTGACCCAACGTCTTAG
- a CDS encoding thymidylate synthase, translating into MALNTAYEDLLALTLQHGTPKNDRTGTGTTSIFGHQMRFDLREGFPLITTKKVHLKSVVGELLWFLRGESNVQWLQDHGIRIWNEWADARGELGPVYGVQWRSWPTPDGHHIDQLSQVVDTLRTDPDSRRMLVSAWNVSELHKMALAPCHAFFQFYVADGTLSCQLYQRSADLFLGVPFNIASYALLTHMVAQQTDLAVGEFIWTGGDCHIYDNHRSQVNEQLTRDVRPFPRLELNRADSLFDYCFDDVVVHDYEPHPTIRASVAV; encoded by the coding sequence ATGGCCCTCAACACCGCGTACGAAGACCTCTTGGCTTTGACTCTCCAGCACGGCACGCCCAAGAATGACCGCACTGGTACGGGAACAACAAGCATATTTGGCCACCAGATGCGTTTTGATTTGCGGGAGGGGTTCCCGTTGATCACCACAAAAAAGGTTCACCTGAAGTCTGTGGTCGGTGAATTGCTGTGGTTTTTGCGGGGCGAATCCAACGTCCAATGGTTGCAAGATCATGGCATACGCATTTGGAATGAGTGGGCGGATGCTCGCGGTGAATTGGGGCCGGTTTATGGGGTGCAGTGGCGGTCATGGCCCACCCCTGATGGTCATCACATCGACCAGTTGTCCCAGGTCGTTGACACGCTCCGAACCGACCCCGACTCGCGTAGGATGCTGGTGTCTGCATGGAATGTGTCAGAGCTTCACAAGATGGCACTTGCACCATGCCACGCATTTTTCCAATTCTATGTCGCTGATGGCACGCTATCGTGCCAGTTATACCAACGCTCAGCTGACCTTTTCCTCGGTGTCCCCTTTAATATCGCTTCCTATGCTTTGCTGACCCACATGGTCGCGCAACAAACAGATTTGGCGGTGGGAGAGTTCATATGGACCGGTGGGGATTGTCATATTTACGACAATCACAGATCACAGGTTAACGAACAATTGACACGAGACGTACGCCCATTTCCGCGCTTAGAACTGAACCGTGCGGACTCGCTCTTTGACTATTGCTTTGATGATGTAGTCGTGCACGACTACGAACCGCACCCCACTATTCGCGCGAGTGTAGCGGTATGA
- a CDS encoding dihydrofolate reductase — protein MTTSLAAKPQLSLIWAQSLNGVIGRSGTIPWHEPTDLAHFQKTTRGGVVIMGRHTWESLPVTPLPQRVNIVLTSDRDYRAPGARVVTTPQQALDLAHWYTQVGHQAIWVIGGRQVYDTFMDYATQLIVTTVGTVIEGDTEAPRIPPHFVPQEPHQLATHSDYEVTVTTWLRTASPLTSPRLSRDHVKDTVD, from the coding sequence ATGACAACGTCCTTAGCGGCCAAGCCTCAGCTCTCCCTGATTTGGGCCCAGAGTCTCAATGGTGTTATTGGGCGAAGCGGAACAATTCCGTGGCATGAACCTACCGACCTCGCGCACTTCCAAAAGACAACTCGGGGTGGTGTTGTCATTATGGGGCGACACACCTGGGAGTCACTACCTGTCACGCCGCTACCTCAACGAGTCAATATTGTGCTCACCTCAGACCGTGACTACCGCGCCCCTGGAGCGCGGGTGGTGACAACCCCACAACAAGCCCTAGATTTGGCTCACTGGTACACGCAGGTTGGGCACCAGGCAATTTGGGTGATCGGCGGGCGTCAGGTGTATGACACCTTCATGGACTATGCAACACAACTCATTGTCACAACTGTGGGTACCGTGATCGAAGGAGACACTGAAGCACCCCGCATTCCCCCACATTTTGTCCCGCAAGAACCGCACCAACTTGCCACTCATTCCGATTATGAGGTGACTGTGACAACATGGCTTCGAACAGCAAGCCCACTCACCTCTCCACGCTTGTCGCGTGACCACGTCAAGGACACGGTAGATTAA
- the dapA gene encoding 4-hydroxy-tetrahydrodipicolinate synthase, with product MEDSSLNQPFGTLLTAMVTPFHEDGRVDIEAAVALARRLIDDGNDGLVLNGTTGEAPTTHTPEKCELIAAVVEAVGDRAHVIAGAGSNDTKHAVRMAEQAAEAGAHGLLVVTPYYSRPSQRGIVAHTRAVVDATELPVMLYDIPGRTGVRLTTDTYKTLDEHPQIVAVKDATGDLAGAAHNMAATSFAWYSGDDGLYLPFLAQGAVGLVSVTSHLASKDFVDLYNSYARGDHDSAIAHARALDQLIDAVMGSGQGVVLVKEALKILGIIPTSTLRLPHVGASETEIAALTSALMAYGLLDAAASSQH from the coding sequence ATGGAAGACAGTTCGTTGAACCAGCCCTTTGGTACGCTCCTCACCGCTATGGTCACTCCCTTTCACGAAGATGGGCGTGTTGACATCGAGGCAGCGGTAGCACTTGCTCGCCGTTTGATTGACGACGGTAACGACGGTCTTGTACTGAACGGGACAACCGGCGAGGCACCCACAACCCACACACCGGAAAAATGTGAACTGATTGCAGCGGTGGTTGAGGCAGTAGGTGACCGGGCACATGTGATCGCAGGTGCTGGCTCGAATGACACCAAGCATGCAGTGCGAATGGCGGAGCAAGCAGCAGAAGCCGGAGCACATGGACTTCTTGTGGTGACGCCGTATTATTCACGCCCCTCGCAACGAGGAATAGTCGCCCACACACGCGCTGTCGTTGATGCAACCGAACTCCCCGTCATGCTCTATGACATCCCTGGGCGAACCGGGGTTCGACTCACCACAGACACCTATAAGACGCTCGACGAGCACCCACAAATCGTTGCGGTGAAAGATGCCACTGGTGACCTGGCAGGGGCCGCACACAACATGGCTGCCACATCGTTTGCCTGGTACAGCGGAGATGACGGACTGTACTTGCCGTTCCTCGCCCAAGGGGCTGTGGGGCTCGTGTCGGTCACCTCGCATTTGGCATCCAAGGATTTTGTTGACCTCTACAACTCATACGCTCGCGGGGATCATGATTCAGCGATTGCTCATGCCCGCGCTCTGGACCAGCTAATTGACGCTGTCATGGGTTCTGGACAAGGTGTGGTCCTTGTCAAGGAGGCACTCAAAATTCTCGGAATAATTCCTACAAGCACACTTCGGCTGCCGCATGTTGGCGCCTCAGAAACTGAAATCGCGGCACTGACCAGCGCACTGATGGCGTATGGACTTCTTGACGCCGCCGCGTCGTCGCAACACTGA
- a CDS encoding ribonuclease J has product MSHPHPELPTPPALADGTLRIVALGGLGEIGRNMAVLEYGGRLLIIDCGVLFPEDHQPGVDLILPDFSYIADRMDDVDAIVLTHGHEDHIGGVPYLLRLRRDVPIIGSKLTLAFIEAKLKEHRITPTTIEVKEGEKLSRGIFDLEFVAVNHSIPDALAVAVSTPAGRVLHTGDFKMDQLPLDGRITDLRAFARLGEEGVDLFMVDSTNAEVPGFVTPEREIGPVLSDVFSRSEGRVVVASFASHVHRVQQVLDAAHEHGRHVVFVGRSMVRNMGIAADLGYLKVPDGVLVDLKAVDHLPDNRVVFMCTGSQGEPMAALSRIANQSHRIAVGQGDTVILASSMIPGNESQVYRVINGLMRLGAKVVHSGNAKVHVSGHSSEGELTYCYNILRPRNVMPVHGEVRHLIANGAIAVKTGVPPKNVILAEDGVVVDLVDGQATIVGAVPCGYVYVDGSSVGEITEAELKDRKILSEEGFISLFAVVDASTGKVVGGPQILARGFAEEDSVFDDIRPQVVAALEESAASGNADTHQLQQVMRRTVGRWVATKLRRKPMIIPVVVEA; this is encoded by the coding sequence ATGAGTCATCCCCATCCCGAACTTCCCACCCCACCTGCTTTGGCCGACGGTACGCTCCGTATCGTTGCGCTCGGTGGGTTAGGTGAGATAGGCAGAAACATGGCGGTCCTCGAGTACGGAGGACGGCTTCTTATCATCGACTGCGGAGTGCTTTTCCCCGAGGATCACCAACCAGGCGTCGACCTCATCCTGCCTGACTTCAGTTACATCGCTGATCGCATGGACGATGTAGACGCGATTGTCTTGACGCACGGCCATGAGGACCACATCGGTGGAGTTCCTTACTTGCTGCGGTTGCGTCGTGATGTGCCGATCATCGGATCAAAGCTCACGTTAGCTTTTATCGAAGCCAAGCTTAAAGAGCATCGCATCACCCCCACCACGATTGAGGTGAAAGAAGGGGAGAAGCTTTCTCGCGGGATTTTCGATCTTGAATTTGTTGCGGTGAACCACTCCATCCCTGATGCGCTTGCTGTTGCTGTCTCCACCCCGGCGGGACGTGTCTTGCATACTGGTGACTTCAAAATGGACCAGTTGCCGCTCGATGGTCGCATCACCGATCTTCGTGCGTTTGCCAGGCTTGGTGAGGAAGGGGTTGACCTTTTTATGGTTGACTCCACAAACGCTGAAGTGCCTGGGTTTGTGACTCCAGAACGTGAGATCGGACCTGTCCTTTCTGATGTCTTCTCACGCTCGGAGGGCCGTGTAGTTGTTGCGTCGTTCGCCTCGCATGTGCACCGTGTTCAACAGGTTTTGGATGCAGCACACGAGCATGGTCGCCATGTCGTTTTTGTGGGGCGGTCTATGGTCCGGAACATGGGCATTGCGGCTGATTTAGGGTACTTGAAGGTGCCAGATGGGGTCCTCGTTGATCTCAAAGCGGTTGACCACTTGCCGGACAACCGTGTGGTCTTCATGTGCACGGGTTCGCAGGGCGAACCTATGGCTGCTTTGTCGCGCATCGCGAACCAGTCCCACCGGATTGCTGTGGGGCAAGGGGACACAGTGATTCTCGCGTCGTCGATGATTCCGGGCAACGAGTCACAGGTGTACCGCGTGATTAACGGGCTGATGCGACTGGGCGCGAAGGTCGTGCATTCAGGCAACGCGAAGGTCCACGTGTCGGGTCACTCTTCGGAGGGGGAGTTGACGTATTGTTACAACATCTTGCGCCCGCGTAATGTCATGCCCGTGCATGGTGAGGTGCGACACCTCATTGCCAATGGTGCTATTGCCGTGAAAACAGGTGTTCCACCGAAGAACGTGATCCTCGCAGAGGACGGTGTTGTGGTGGATCTTGTCGATGGGCAAGCCACAATTGTGGGTGCTGTGCCGTGTGGCTACGTGTACGTGGATGGCTCAAGTGTCGGGGAAATCACCGAAGCTGAACTGAAGGATCGCAAGATCCTGTCTGAAGAAGGGTTTATTTCGCTCTTTGCTGTCGTTGATGCGTCGACCGGAAAAGTGGTCGGTGGACCACAGATCCTTGCACGGGGGTTTGCTGAGGAAGACTCTGTCTTTGATGACATTCGCCCCCAGGTTGTGGCCGCCTTGGAGGAGTCGGCTGCGTCAGGTAACGCCGATACTCACCAATTGCAACAGGTGATGCGTCGCACGGTTGGTCGATGGGTGGCAACGAAGTTGCGCCGTAAACCCATGATCATCCCGGTGGTTGTTGAGGCGTAG
- a CDS encoding FtsK/SpoIIIE family DNA translocase: protein MAPRSRSSASTRRAPQSRSGKSQSASRGSASSSPAKNQGSDHALDALGLVLIAIAIASATAEWFGVDAPVARWLHTAAGFVVGGLSFVVPVVLAVWAIRLLTRRRRADRTHRVTVGVLCLLLAATGIVHVVRDYPSLLDGVERISAAGGVTGFVLGYPLAVGLTPVPAVLILLVLAFFGVLVVTKTPVSALPERLADVREWLFGAASEPVNDDGGLEFAEGVSRHDGQETVVVPRPARRGLFGRRSRKERARDGHTSVLNRYAGDEAFTRALEAEEREAARLAQQAGDTDQETQVVGGAKSRRRGRKASVEQNSAHEPDAPTPDTSTPAQGAPVAAGVSPVTEPGAVRGEDGILLDPDVPDDAPDPGPATPQLAPPKPAGVPRGEQPMLEGDTVYVLPDEDVLTRGAPHKTRSAANDRVVEALTGVFDQFGIDASVTGFMRGPTVTRYEVEVGPGLKVERVTALSKNIAYAVASADVRILSPIPGKSAIGIEIPNSDRETVVLGDVLRSSVARKTDHPMVMGVGKDVEGGYVVANLAKMPHILVAGATGAGKSSFVNSMITSILMRSTPDQVRMILVDPKRVELTIYDGIPHLITPIITNPKKAAEALEWVVREMDARYDDLAMFGFKHIDDFNAAVRAGKVKPLPGSERKIAPYPYLLVVVDELADLMMVAPRDVEASIQRITQLARAAGIHLVLATQRPSVDVVTGLIKANVPSRLAFATSSLADSRVVLDQPGAEKLIGQGDALFLPMGASKPMRVQGAWVNESEIHKVVDHVKGQLTPIYRQDVTQAATKKVVDDDIGDDLDVLLQAAELVVNTQFGSTSMLQRKLRVGFAKAGRLMDLLESREIVGPSEGSKAREVLVKPEDLPSALALIRGEPAEGGSDQDNGGVDDHMPEVAVDYHDSADTDDDGWTGPVR from the coding sequence ATGGCTCCGCGATCTCGTTCGTCTGCATCTACTCGGCGTGCTCCGCAGTCGCGGTCTGGGAAATCTCAGTCTGCGTCTCGGGGTTCCGCTTCGTCATCTCCGGCGAAGAATCAAGGCTCTGATCATGCGTTGGATGCGTTGGGGTTGGTGCTCATTGCGATTGCTATTGCCAGCGCGACCGCTGAGTGGTTTGGTGTGGATGCTCCAGTTGCCCGCTGGTTGCATACGGCTGCCGGGTTTGTGGTTGGTGGGTTGTCGTTTGTGGTGCCGGTTGTTCTTGCGGTGTGGGCTATTCGGTTGTTGACACGGCGTCGACGTGCGGACCGAACGCACCGCGTGACAGTGGGGGTGTTGTGTTTGCTCCTTGCGGCCACCGGAATTGTTCATGTGGTCCGGGACTATCCGAGCTTGCTTGACGGTGTTGAGCGGATCAGTGCTGCTGGTGGTGTGACTGGGTTCGTGCTGGGATATCCCCTTGCGGTAGGGCTCACACCGGTCCCTGCGGTGCTCATTTTGTTGGTGCTTGCGTTTTTTGGAGTGTTAGTCGTCACGAAAACTCCGGTGTCTGCGTTGCCTGAGCGGCTTGCTGATGTGCGTGAGTGGTTGTTTGGTGCGGCGAGTGAGCCTGTGAATGATGACGGCGGTTTGGAGTTCGCGGAGGGTGTGTCGCGCCACGACGGGCAAGAAACGGTTGTTGTTCCTCGCCCGGCGCGTCGTGGTCTGTTTGGTCGTCGTTCACGTAAGGAACGCGCGCGCGATGGGCACACGTCAGTGTTGAACCGCTATGCAGGGGATGAAGCGTTTACTCGGGCGTTAGAAGCAGAAGAGCGTGAGGCTGCTCGGTTGGCCCAGCAGGCTGGTGATACTGATCAAGAGACCCAGGTTGTTGGTGGGGCAAAGTCGCGGCGCCGTGGTCGAAAAGCGAGCGTTGAGCAGAATTCTGCGCACGAACCGGACGCGCCAACGCCTGATACGTCGACGCCGGCTCAGGGTGCTCCAGTAGCTGCAGGTGTTTCCCCGGTGACTGAGCCAGGTGCTGTCCGTGGTGAGGACGGTATCTTATTGGATCCTGATGTGCCTGACGATGCACCAGACCCGGGGCCAGCAACTCCGCAGTTGGCGCCCCCAAAACCGGCAGGTGTTCCGCGTGGGGAGCAGCCCATGCTGGAAGGAGACACGGTGTATGTGCTTCCTGATGAGGATGTGCTGACTCGGGGGGCTCCACATAAAACTCGATCGGCGGCGAATGATCGGGTGGTTGAGGCATTAACAGGTGTGTTTGATCAGTTTGGTATTGACGCCAGTGTGACTGGTTTTATGCGTGGGCCTACGGTGACCCGGTATGAGGTTGAGGTCGGCCCTGGGCTCAAGGTTGAGCGGGTGACAGCATTGTCGAAGAACATCGCTTATGCGGTTGCTTCAGCTGATGTGCGGATCTTGTCACCGATCCCAGGGAAATCGGCAATTGGTATTGAGATCCCAAACTCTGACCGAGAAACAGTGGTGTTGGGAGATGTGCTGCGTTCCTCTGTGGCCCGGAAAACTGATCATCCGATGGTCATGGGTGTGGGCAAGGACGTTGAAGGTGGATATGTTGTTGCCAATCTCGCGAAGATGCCGCACATTTTGGTGGCAGGGGCGACAGGGGCTGGTAAGTCGAGTTTCGTGAATTCGATGATCACCTCGATTTTGATGCGTTCGACTCCCGATCAGGTTCGGATGATTTTGGTGGATCCTAAACGTGTGGAACTCACAATCTATGACGGGATTCCGCATCTGATTACTCCTATTATCACGAACCCAAAGAAGGCTGCGGAGGCGCTGGAATGGGTGGTGCGGGAGATGGACGCACGGTATGACGACTTGGCGATGTTTGGCTTTAAACACATTGACGATTTCAACGCCGCTGTGCGTGCCGGGAAAGTCAAGCCTCTCCCTGGGTCTGAGCGCAAAATCGCCCCGTACCCGTATTTGCTTGTTGTGGTTGATGAGTTAGCGGATCTGATGATGGTTGCCCCCCGTGACGTGGAGGCATCGATTCAGCGTATTACTCAACTTGCCCGTGCTGCGGGGATTCACCTTGTGTTGGCAACGCAGCGCCCATCAGTTGATGTAGTCACTGGTCTGATTAAAGCGAATGTGCCGTCTCGGTTGGCATTTGCCACCTCGTCGTTGGCTGATTCGCGTGTTGTTTTGGACCAACCTGGTGCGGAAAAGCTCATTGGTCAAGGTGATGCGTTGTTCCTCCCAATGGGTGCGTCTAAGCCGATGCGCGTACAAGGAGCGTGGGTTAACGAATCAGAAATTCACAAGGTGGTGGACCATGTGAAGGGCCAACTGACCCCGATTTACCGGCAAGACGTGACTCAAGCTGCGACAAAGAAAGTAGTTGACGACGATATTGGTGATGACCTAGATGTGTTGTTGCAGGCCGCGGAGCTGGTTGTCAATACACAGTTCGGATCAACGTCAATGTTGCAACGAAAATTGCGGGTGGGCTTTGCGAAGGCTGGTCGTTTGATGGACTTGTTGGAATCGCGAGAGATTGTGGGGCCTTCAGAAGGGTCCAAAGCCCGTGAAGTGCTGGTTAAGCCCGAGGATCTTCCCTCC